In one Candidatus Delongbacteria bacterium genomic region, the following are encoded:
- a CDS encoding YgiQ family radical SAM protein: MFLPVNREEMHKLGWEELDIVLVTGDAYIDHPSFGIALIGKYLVSKGYKVGVIARPDINNDDSFLQLPRPKLFFGISSGNVDSMINNYTAMKKVRNDDVYAEKGCKVKRPDRAVIAYTSKIKQLYKGAITLLGGVEASLRRFPHYDYWQNKVRNSILFDSKADYLIYGQGEKAILEFAEYIRKGENENIKRIRNLAYIENKGFTPNDDYNFIELKEFEKLVSDKIAYNEFIKTVHLNANPYLNTGFKLKFQGRSLIVNPPQYPVSMNEMDSYYDIDYERKPHPVYKEKIPAFDMIKDSVTIHRGCFGGCSFCAIGEHQGKFIQSRSEKSILTEIKAIKSKTVTDLGGPSANMYDMKGRELDKCKTCRRSSCVFPKICSNLNTSHKHILNLYENASKIKKVFINSGIRHELALEYPEYIRELALKYVSGLLKIAPEHTQKEVLDLMYKPEISKFEEFKRIFEKASLKQQFVLPYLISSFPGCTIDEMKKMMDYLMKNRIRIEQVQDFIPSPLIIASAMYYTEVNPINGKSIYIPKDEIERKLHRSMMQYFKPENRRLLIKKGIL; this comes from the coding sequence TGCCAGACCTGATATTAATAACGATGATTCATTTTTACAATTACCCAGACCAAAACTTTTTTTTGGTATAAGCTCTGGAAACGTAGATAGTATGATAAATAATTACACTGCTATGAAGAAAGTTAGAAATGATGATGTTTATGCAGAAAAAGGGTGTAAAGTCAAAAGACCAGATAGAGCTGTAATTGCTTATACTTCAAAAATAAAACAATTATACAAAGGTGCTATAACCTTGCTAGGTGGAGTAGAGGCTAGTTTGAGAAGATTTCCTCACTATGATTATTGGCAAAACAAAGTACGAAATTCAATACTTTTTGATTCTAAGGCTGACTATTTAATATATGGTCAAGGTGAAAAAGCAATTTTGGAATTTGCTGAATATATTAGAAAGGGAGAGAATGAAAATATTAAAAGAATCCGTAACTTAGCTTATATAGAAAATAAAGGTTTTACTCCTAATGATGATTATAATTTTATTGAATTGAAAGAGTTTGAAAAATTAGTTTCTGATAAAATAGCGTATAATGAATTCATAAAAACTGTACATTTAAACGCAAATCCTTACTTGAATACAGGTTTTAAATTAAAATTTCAGGGGCGATCTCTTATCGTAAATCCTCCACAATATCCTGTTAGCATGAACGAAATGGATAGTTATTATGATATAGATTACGAGAGGAAACCTCATCCAGTTTATAAAGAGAAAATACCAGCTTTCGATATGATTAAAGATTCAGTTACTATACATAGAGGCTGTTTTGGTGGTTGTAGTTTCTGTGCAATAGGAGAGCATCAAGGTAAATTTATACAATCTAGAAGTGAAAAATCTATTTTAACAGAGATTAAAGCTATAAAATCTAAAACTGTTACAGATTTAGGGGGGCCAAGTGCAAATATGTACGACATGAAAGGTAGAGAGCTTGATAAGTGTAAAACTTGCAGAAGATCATCTTGTGTTTTCCCAAAAATTTGTTCAAATCTAAATACTTCACATAAGCACATATTAAATCTATATGAAAATGCTTCTAAGATAAAAAAAGTGTTTATCAATAGTGGTATTAGACATGAATTAGCCCTAGAGTATCCTGAGTATATCAGGGAGTTAGCTTTAAAGTATGTTTCAGGTCTTTTAAAAATTGCTCCAGAACATACGCAGAAGGAGGTTCTTGATCTTATGTATAAACCTGAAATATCAAAGTTTGAAGAGTTTAAAAGAATTTTTGAAAAAGCATCTTTAAAACAACAATTTGTCTTACCTTATCTGATATCTTCTTTTCCTGGATGTACTATAGATGAAATGAAAAAGATGATGGACTATTTAATGAAAAATAGAATTAGAATTGAACAGGTGCAAGATTTTATTCCATCTCCATTGATCATTGCTTCAGCTATGTACTATACAGAAGTAAATCCTATTAACGGAAAAAGTATTTATATCCCAAAGGATGAAATAGAAAGAAAACTTCACAGATCTATGATGCAATATTTTAAACCAGAAAATAGAAGACTTTTGATTAAAAAAGGGATATTATAG